The sequence GGCCCGTGGCCCCGCTCAGGACCGCATCCAGCACCACCAGCGGGAAGAAATCGGGATGGCGGGCGCCGGGGACGACGAAGGTCAGGTTGAGATAGGCGGCGCCGGAGGGGCCGGTCAGGTCGAGCCGGCGCTCGCCGCGGGCGGGCGGCTCGGTGATCGTGATCGCAGCCGGGGCAGGGCCAGGTGGGATCGGCCCGAAGGCGGCGGTGATGCGGTCGATCAGATCGGCGGTCTCGAAATCGCCGACGACGGCGAGGATGGCGTTGCTGGGGGTGTAGAAGGCGCGGTAGTGGTCGAAAAGTTGGTCGCGGGCGATGGTGCGCAGGTCTTCTTTCCAGCCGATGACCGTGTGGCGGTAGGGATGGGCGACGAAGCTGTGGGCCTGCACCTGCTCGAAGAGCTGATAGGTGGGCCGGTTCTCGTTGCCTTCGCGTTCGGCTAGGATGACCGTGCGTTCGCTTTCGGTCTCGGCCGGATCGAAGAGCGAGTTGGTCATGCGGTCGGCTTCGATGCCGATGGCCAGGTCGAGGCGGTCGGCGGGGAGGGTCTCGTAGTAGGCCGTCCAGTCCAGCCAGGTCATGCCGTTGAAGCTGCCGCCGGTGCGTTGCACCAGGTGGTCGATCTGCCCGCGCGGGTAGGCCGGCGTGCCCTTGAACAGCATGTGCTCGACCCAGTGCGACAGCCCGGTGAGGCCGGGCCGCTCGTTGCGGCTGCCCACCCGATACCAGATCCAGAAGCTGACGACGGGCGCGCTGTGGACCTCGCGCGCCAGCAGGCAGAGGCCGTTGTCCAGGGTCGTTTGCTGCAAACTGTCTGTAATCATCGTCTATTTGCCGGCCGTGACATGCCGCCTGTCGCCGCTTGCCTGGCGACCGACGCCGGCATAGCGGAAGCCCAGAGCGGCCATCTCGTCAGGATCCCAGGTGTTCCGCCCATCCACCAGGACATCGCCGGACATGGCGGCTTTGAGCCGCGCCATGTCCAGATGCCGGAACTCGTTCCATTCTGTGACCAGGATGACGGCGTCGGCGCCTTCAGCCGCCTGGTAGGCGCTTTCGACCAGATTCACCCCCGGCAGCAGCCGCCCCGCCACCGCCATCGCCACCGGGTCGTAGGCCTGCACTTGCCCGCCCTCGCGCACGAGCTGGCGGGCGATGTCCAGCGATGGGGCTTCGCGCATGTCATCGGTATTGGGCTTGAACGAAAGCCCCAACAGACCAAAGCGACGCTCGTCCAGCCCGCCCAGCATCTCGCGCAGCTTGACCACCACCTGCCGCCGCTGGTGCTGGTTGATGTCGAGCACCGCCCGCAGCAGTTGGGGATGGGCGCCGTGCACCAGGGCCATGTGTTCGAGGGCGCGCACGTCTTTGGGGAAACAGTTGTGGCAGATCAAGCCAGAGGCGGCAATCAACGTGCCGGTGGTTGTCTCCAGGCTGTAGACCTCGGTAGCGACCTCTTCATAGCTCACATTTTGGACGGTCAGGGCGGCGAATGGCCCCTGACGAGAGAAGCCTCGTTGGCGAATATGACGCTGGTATCCGGCCAGAATGGCGTCGACCTGCGCCCGGTGCTTGCCACCGAAGACATCAGCCAGCGCCTCCAGTTGGGCGTAGCCGCTCACGCGCAGGACATAGGCGGTGCGGGTGGACTTGTTCAACCAACGTTCGCGAATGGAAGGCACGACGCCGAGGCTTTGCAGGAGCAAGGCCATGCCGTCGGCCAACTGCTTGCTGACCGTGGCATATTCCAGCATCAGGTTCTTGCCGTCCTGCACCGGCGTCACGGCGCCATCGCCGCTAAAGGCCCCGCGCACTAATTCAAAGCGAAGGTTGGGCGGAACGTTGAAAGCCAGGCGGGGCAGGGTTTTGTCCTCCGAACGCGTCCCGCAGCCCAGGACATCGCGCAGCAGCCAGGCAAAAAGCCGCGATGAGACGATGGTAGCCGCGGCGTGCGTGCTCCGGCGCTCGATGAACTTGAGGCCAAAACGCGCCAGGATGCGCCGGACGTCGGCGATGTATTCGGCCTCGTCCTCGTGGAAGCTGAAACCCACCCGCTCGCGCACAGCCCCGCCCCGCCCACGATCCCGACTGATGTAGCCCTCGGCCAGATAATAGCCGCACAGCCGCAGCAGATCGGCATCCACGGCGATGACCGCGTTGATCCTGGCCCCGGCGCCTTTGGCTATGTAGAGTTGGAGCGTCTCGGCCGAGACGCTCAGCACGCCCAACCGGGAAAGGTGACGGAACAGGGGCAGCGACATCCGCCCGGAGCGTTTGATTTCGTTTGGGTAACGAAGCATGGCCGGGGGGATGTGGGGGGCGAAGCGGGCGTATTGGGCGGCGAAAGCGCCATCGCTGGCCGAGACGTAGACATCCTCCGCCAGCCGGCTGCCTTCGAGCAGGTCGAGAAGGTTGAGCGAGGTCGCTTGCTCGACGGCCGGAAGCTCCATCATAGCCAGTAGTTGGTCGCCGGGGGCCACGGCAGCGGCCGGGACGAGGGCAAATCCGCCGGAGGTCTGCAAGATGACGGGATGATCGGCGGTCAAGCGCAGGTTGCGCCCCATGCTGGCGTCGATGTTCACCATCGTCCCCTGATAGGGCCGCCGCGTCAGGGCCGTCACCGTGGCCAGAGCGGGGCGGCCGGTGGCCAGGTCGAAGGCGAGGACGCGTTTGTCTGTGGGCGCGACCACCTGCACGACCTCGCCGGCAAAGGGCGTCCCGGCCTCGTCGAACGCCTTCTGGAATGATTGCGTGACCACATTCGGGCTGTTGAGGGCAAAAAGCGTCTCCTCGCCGCTGAAGCAACTGCCGCCAAAGCCCAGGCCGGCATCCAAAAAGTGCGGCCCGATGCGTTTGTCGTAGCCCATGCCGATGGCGACGTCCTTCACATCGGCGCCCAGTCGCTCGCAGATGGTGGCGATCTCGTTGATGAAGCTGATGCGAGTGGCCAGGAAAGCGTTGGAGGCGTATTTGATCATCTCGGCCGTGCGCAGGTCGGTGATCTGGATGCGGGCGCGCAGGGGGGCGTGGAGTTGCGCCACCTTTTCGGCCGCCTCGCGGTGCAACGAGCCGAGCACCACGCGGTCGGGGTTCATAAAGTCGTAGATGGCCGAGCCTTCGCGCAAAAACTCCGGGTTCGAGACCACCCAGAAGGGGATGGGGTCGCGCTGGCGCTTGCGGATGATGTCGGCCACCCAGTCGCCGGTTCCCACAGGCACGGTGGACTTGTTGATGATGATCAGGGGGTGATCGATGTGTTCGGCGATGGATTCGGCCGCCATGCGCACATACTGCATCTCGGCCTCGCCATCTACGCCCGAAGGCGTGCCCACGGCCACGAAGACGAACTCGGCCTGCCGCAAACCTTCGCGATAGCTGGTGGTGAAATCCAGGCGGCCGGCGCGGACATTGCGCACGATCAGTTCCGACAACCCTGGCTCGAAAATGGGGACATCGCCCTGCCGCAAGCCGTTAATCTTGCGCTCGTCGATGTCCAGGATGACGACATTGTTGCCCAGGTCGGCAAAGCAGGCGCCGCTTACCAGGCCGACATAGCCGGCGCCCAGGACGCAGATGTTCTTCATAGCTCCTCTCGATCAGGATTCTGACAACGCCGCCTGGCTGGCCCGCTCGAAATCGGCCCAGTGCAGTCGCTGCCGATAGAAGTAGTAGATGCCCAGGAGAGTGATGGGAATCCACAAAGCGGCATGGAGGATGAGGGTGTAGGCGGCGGCGATTTCGCCGGGGACGCGGCCCACGATCTCCAGGATTTTGATGCCGGGGGCATCGAAGGTGCCCAAATAGCCGGGCGCGGCCGGCAGGGTGGTGAAGAGGTTGACGATGCCATTCATCAGCATCAGGACGAGGAACGACACCTCGAAGGGGAAGGCATGCATGACAAACCAGTATTTCAGGGTTTCCATCAGCCAGATGACGATCGAGGTGACGAAGATCATCAGCACATCGCTGGCATTGGTCAAGGACGAAAGCCCCAGCAGAAAGCGATCGTAGAAGGCGCTGAATTTGGGACGCCAGTGCGGCGGGGCCAGCCGGTTGACGAGCCAATCGAACGGGCGTTTGGCAGTCTGCGGCCGGGCGGCCACGGCGATGAAGACGATCAATGCCACCCCAAACAGCAGGCTGAAGACAATCACCCAGCGCCGATAGACGGCCGGGATGCCGCCGGCAAAGGGCAGGGCGACGAAGACGAACATCAGCATCACCAGACCGTCGAACATGCGTTCGATCAGCACCGTGGCCAGGCTGCCGCTCATCGTGATCCCCTCGCTCCGGCGGAGCACATACGAGCGGATCACCTCGCCCGCCCGCGCCGGGTAGATGTTGTTGCCGGCGTAGCCGATGCACACCACCGGGAACAGACGCCGCAACGGCACCGTTTTGAACGGTCGCAGCATGTAGTGCCAGCGCCAGGTGCGCGCCCACACGCCCACGAAATAGACGGCAATGCCCGGCAGGATCCATCCATACCTGGCCGTACGCAAATAAGACCAGACTTCGGCCAGGTGCAATAGCCGAAGTGCATACCACAACAAGAGGGCGCTGATGACCAGCCCGGCCCAGGTGAGTAATCGTCGCATCGGCCAGCATTCTAGCACAGCCCCCCGCGGCCCCAGAAACCACCACCGCCGATCAAAACGAAACGCCCCGGCGCTGCCGGGGCGTTTCTGTTGGTGTCGATGACCGTGTGGTGAGAGGCGAGGAGGTGCAGGTGGAAGGTGGCAAGTGGCAAGTGGCAAGTGGCAAGTAAACCGTTGCACAAGGCGAGTTCTCTCATCGAAATCCTTGTCTACTTATCTACTTACCTACTTACCTACTTATCTACTTGTCTACCTCGTCATCCGCTCAGTGAACATGCCCGTTACCGTGGACATGCCCGTGCTCTCTCTCCTCGGCAGTGGCGGGGCGGATATCGAGGACTTTGACCTCGAAGCGAAGCGTTTCGCCGGCCAACGGGTGATTGAAGTCGAGCAGAACGCCTTCCTCGTTGATTTCAACGATAGTGGCTTCGTAGACCTCGTCTTCCTCTTCGTCGTGTAGTTCCAGCGTCATGCCGACTTCAAGCTCGACATCGTCCGGGAATTCGTCCCGCGCTACCGTCTCGAAGGCGTCGTCATCATACTCGCCATACGCCTGTTCGGGGCCGAGGATGATCTCGGCTTCGTCGCCGACGTGCAGGCCGTACAACGCCTCTTCGAGGCCGGGCAGAAGCTCGCCCTCGCCGTGCAGATAGGTGACCGTCTCGGGGCCGTCGTCGCTCAGCGCCTCGCCATCTTCCAGGCGCATCTCATAACGCAAGCGAACGACCATGCCATCGTCGACGGTCAGGGGGGTGGAAGTCATGCTGGTGGCTGCCTTAGATCTTGATAACGCTGACTGCGGCCAGGCCCTTGCGACCTTGCTCGACCGTGAATTCGACCTGCTGGCCTTCCTTCAGGCTCTTGAAGCCGTTGCCGTCGATCGATGAGAAATGAACGAAAACGTCCTCGCCATTGTCTCGGGCAATGAAGCCATAGCCTTTGGCATCATTGAACCATTTCACGACTCCGCGTTCGCGATTGTTTGGGGTGGTCATGTTAGGTACTTCTCCTTCAGAGATGAAACGAATAGGGTGTTGATAAGGACGCACAGCTTGCTCGCAACGAAAAAAGCACCGCTCGACGTGATGAACTGCCGATGCGGTGCTCCTTTTGCGTTCCTCGAAACAGCACTGACAACGTCCAACAATGGCATAAGTATACACAGGATCACGTAGGCGCCAAATCGCGCGCGGCATGTTGTGCAAGACGCCGCCGCCTGTGCTATCATTCCGCACCTTCCACCTTCCTCCCATCTCTTGCATCTTCCAACCACCATGTCGAAAACATCCACTTCCAGCGCCAAACGCCGCCGCCAGCGCCGCCCCAATGTCCCCCCCTACACCGGCCCCATCGACGTTGCCGCCCAGA comes from Caldilineales bacterium and encodes:
- a CDS encoding insulinase family protein, which codes for MITDSLQQTTLDNGLCLLAREVHSAPVVSFWIWYRVGSRNERPGLTGLSHWVEHMLFKGTPAYPRGQIDHLVQRTGGSFNGMTWLDWTAYYETLPADRLDLAIGIEADRMTNSLFDPAETESERTVILAEREGNENRPTYQLFEQVQAHSFVAHPYRHTVIGWKEDLRTIARDQLFDHYRAFYTPSNAILAVVGDFETADLIDRITAAFGPIPPGPAPAAITITEPPARGERRLDLTGPSGAAYLNLTFVVPGARHPDFFPLVVLDAVLSGATGLPPFGGASFGRSARLYRGLVNTGLAVSASSSISATLDPYLFTITATAHPQHTLAEVEAAALAEVERLQTTPLPAAELRKAIRGTSAQFVYGSETVTNQALWLGFSQVVASVEWLAGFLDGLAAVSAADVQRVAQTYLTANNRVVGWYRPAGGPQ
- a CDS encoding flippase-like domain-containing protein, with amino-acid sequence MRRLLTWAGLVISALLLWYALRLLHLAEVWSYLRTARYGWILPGIAVYFVGVWARTWRWHYMLRPFKTVPLRRLFPVVCIGYAGNNIYPARAGEVIRSYVLRRSEGITMSGSLATVLIERMFDGLVMLMFVFVALPFAGGIPAVYRRWVIVFSLLFGVALIVFIAVAARPQTAKRPFDWLVNRLAPPHWRPKFSAFYDRFLLGLSSLTNASDVLMIFVTSIVIWLMETLKYWFVMHAFPFEVSFLVLMLMNGIVNLFTTLPAAPGYLGTFDAPGIKILEIVGRVPGEIAAAYTLILHAALWIPITLLGIYYFYRQRLHWADFERASQAALSES
- a CDS encoding peptidylprolyl isomerase codes for the protein MTSTPLTVDDGMVVRLRYEMRLEDGEALSDDGPETVTYLHGEGELLPGLEEALYGLHVGDEAEIILGPEQAYGEYDDDAFETVARDEFPDDVELEVGMTLELHDEEEDEVYEATIVEINEEGVLLDFNHPLAGETLRFEVKVLDIRPATAEEREHGHVHGNGHVH
- a CDS encoding cold-shock protein, which produces MTTPNNRERGVVKWFNDAKGYGFIARDNGEDVFVHFSSIDGNGFKSLKEGQQVEFTVEQGRKGLAAVSVIKI